The following are from one region of the Leptospira yasudae genome:
- a CDS encoding DNA translocase FtsK produces MESKDLKPAWNLQNGKMILPYVLLFAGIILTLSLGSFDAGEQGIQHNFFGRLGFYLSYGMFFMFGAASFLPGLFAIGLGSLRLVKEGFELTNRLFSLPVFLFCFTVTLQITGHVSAIPFASQGGLVGQLLSTGLEFIFGSTGKTLIHLVFYFYGFILLLNESPLHFLGRILGAAGAKYRDGFQSGLAKNGEGLGALFQSAVKRFQRKEETPPWFSTHNGGNHSPEQLYQQMRSHKQARAKAEPSALQNALHSTFGKEGRLSDLLSKVDVSSMVTPETSRVRFQNQGAFSGTFEEQGKVFRFQSVSTSLSEKIREERTFQETSSQWEIIDFRTSESSNILSRTSPPVSLVVPPSIEPNVRDSVKLNEVRETENSFYAQDSNSEEESDLEEEELYEDAEGYVDEEEAADDGEAQDSEEEWEDSSEEDEDASETETTNLNGVAPSPVVFAPKPIAVPERKETKSEQALPFPPVTLIPEVKSKRSIYHVPLKSLKTTTTKIQDPLFKIEADKVARKIEEIIRQYGYESQVVSMERGPIITRYELTPPPGVKLGRITSLADELRLYLAVKNIRIVAPIPGKSTIGIEVPNSLREDVYLGDILHQNLSLRPKKDLSILIGKDISGKLVSIDLNKLPHLLVAGTTGSGKSVCLNSMISSLVVHLSPEEVRFIMIDPKMVELTLYEDIPHLLMPVITDPKKATRALAWAIQEMEARYHSVSKLKCRDFKTYNEKVEQGAHRDGYKKMPYIVIFIDELADLMMVSGKDLEDAITRITQKSRAVGIHLIMATQRPSVDVITGLIKANCPARMAFHVAQKTDSKIILDQNGAESLLGKGDFLYKSPTAADLVRIQSPYVSEEEIEKIVEEARKYGKPSYVEFDLDEEPDSSQVDEEDEELFEQAWEIVRTDRKASASYLQRRMRIGYNKAARLMELMEERGYVSAQIGSKGREILRAG; encoded by the coding sequence ATGGAATCCAAAGACCTCAAACCAGCCTGGAATCTGCAAAACGGGAAGATGATTCTTCCGTACGTGTTACTCTTTGCGGGGATCATTTTGACCCTTTCCTTGGGTTCCTTTGACGCGGGCGAGCAGGGGATTCAGCATAACTTCTTCGGAAGACTCGGATTTTATCTTTCCTACGGAATGTTTTTTATGTTCGGTGCGGCTTCGTTTTTGCCCGGACTGTTCGCGATCGGACTCGGATCTCTTCGACTCGTCAAAGAAGGATTCGAACTGACGAACCGCCTTTTCTCCCTTCCGGTATTCTTATTTTGTTTCACGGTTACGCTTCAGATCACCGGACACGTATCGGCGATTCCGTTCGCGTCGCAAGGAGGACTCGTCGGTCAGCTTCTTTCGACGGGGCTCGAGTTCATCTTCGGTTCGACCGGAAAAACTCTCATCCATCTCGTGTTTTATTTTTACGGCTTCATCCTTTTGTTAAACGAATCGCCTCTTCATTTTTTGGGAAGAATTCTCGGCGCCGCCGGAGCGAAATACCGCGACGGTTTTCAGTCGGGTTTGGCGAAGAACGGAGAAGGGCTCGGCGCGCTCTTTCAATCGGCGGTCAAACGATTTCAAAGAAAAGAGGAAACCCCGCCTTGGTTTTCCACGCACAACGGCGGGAACCATTCTCCCGAACAACTCTATCAACAAATGCGTTCTCACAAACAGGCTCGGGCTAAAGCCGAACCTTCCGCTTTGCAAAACGCACTTCATTCCACGTTCGGAAAAGAAGGACGATTGTCCGATCTTCTTTCCAAGGTCGACGTAAGTTCCATGGTTACCCCCGAAACTTCGCGGGTTCGTTTTCAAAATCAGGGAGCGTTTTCGGGAACCTTTGAAGAACAAGGAAAGGTTTTCCGTTTTCAATCGGTTTCAACTTCCCTTTCGGAAAAGATTCGGGAGGAAAGAACGTTTCAGGAAACCTCCTCCCAATGGGAAATCATCGACTTTAGAACATCAGAATCTTCGAATATTCTTTCGAGAACGTCTCCGCCCGTTTCCCTGGTCGTGCCTCCTTCGATCGAGCCGAACGTGCGCGATTCCGTGAAGCTGAACGAAGTACGGGAGACGGAGAATTCTTTCTACGCTCAGGATTCGAATTCGGAAGAAGAATCCGATTTGGAAGAGGAAGAATTGTACGAAGACGCGGAAGGTTATGTCGACGAGGAAGAAGCTGCGGACGACGGCGAAGCGCAAGATTCGGAAGAAGAATGGGAAGATTCCTCCGAAGAAGACGAAGATGCGTCCGAAACCGAAACGACAAACTTGAACGGAGTTGCGCCTTCTCCCGTTGTGTTTGCTCCGAAACCGATCGCCGTTCCCGAACGAAAGGAAACGAAGAGCGAACAAGCTCTACCGTTTCCTCCCGTGACTTTGATCCCGGAAGTAAAATCCAAACGTTCGATCTATCACGTTCCTCTGAAGAGTTTGAAAACGACCACGACGAAAATCCAAGATCCACTCTTTAAGATCGAAGCCGACAAGGTAGCGCGCAAAATCGAAGAGATCATCCGTCAATACGGATACGAATCGCAGGTCGTTTCGATGGAACGCGGTCCGATCATCACGCGTTACGAACTCACACCGCCTCCCGGAGTGAAACTCGGAAGAATCACTTCTCTCGCGGACGAGCTGCGTTTGTATCTTGCGGTCAAGAACATCCGTATCGTCGCTCCGATTCCGGGCAAGTCCACGATCGGGATCGAAGTTCCGAACAGCCTGCGTGAAGACGTTTATCTCGGGGATATTCTGCATCAGAATTTAAGTCTGCGTCCGAAAAAGGATCTTTCGATTTTGATCGGGAAAGATATTTCCGGTAAGTTGGTCAGCATCGATTTGAACAAACTTCCGCACTTGCTTGTCGCGGGAACGACCGGTTCCGGTAAGTCGGTTTGTTTGAACTCGATGATTTCTTCGCTCGTCGTTCATCTTTCTCCCGAAGAAGTTCGTTTTATCATGATCGATCCGAAGATGGTGGAACTCACGCTATACGAAGACATTCCCCATCTTTTGATGCCGGTCATCACCGATCCGAAAAAGGCGACCCGCGCTTTGGCATGGGCGATTCAAGAGATGGAAGCGCGTTATCATTCCGTTTCCAAACTCAAGTGCCGGGATTTCAAAACATACAACGAAAAAGTGGAACAAGGCGCGCATCGGGACGGATACAAGAAGATGCCTTATATCGTGATCTTCATCGACGAGTTGGCGGATCTTATGATGGTTTCCGGAAAGGATTTGGAAGACGCGATCACCCGTATCACTCAGAAGTCGAGAGCGGTCGGAATTCACCTCATCATGGCGACACAAAGACCTTCGGTGGACGTAATCACCGGTTTGATTAAGGCGAACTGCCCCGCGCGTATGGCGTTCCACGTAGCACAGAAAACGGATTCTAAAATCATCCTGGATCAGAACGGAGCGGAATCTCTTCTCGGCAAAGGGGACTTTTTGTATAAGTCTCCGACCGCGGCCGACTTAGTGAGAATTCAATCCCCTTACGTTTCCGAAGAGGAAATCGAAAAGATCGTGGAAGAGGCCCGCAAATACGGAAAACCTTCTTACGTGGAATTCGATTTGGACGAGGAACCGGATTCTTCCCAAGTGGATGAAGAGGACGAGGAACTCTTTGAACAGGCTTGGGAAATCGTTCGGACGGACCGCAAGGCCTCGGCGAGTTATCTCCAAAGAAGAATGCGGATCGGTTACAATAAAGCGGCGCGTTTGATGGAGCTCATGGAAGAGAGGGGTTATGTCAGCGCGCAAATCGGTTCGAAGGGTAGAGAGATTTTAAGGGCGGGTTAG
- a CDS encoding DUF1564 domain-containing protein, producing MGTLLLNSDFRIQSRLEENKTIVVSLLIAEEVLLRYPTRIRKILPKRIPDLLRRYGKFLTATERIGNKAGRTLYQASPGKEKMKKINARIGSGSWALLGTFAQAHGVSRCFLFDYLLSLEEAGVGDLIVIPMNAGGPTFHEKYSYILHLDLLKNTISRTLQCDPKESFYVLDYHHWYP from the coding sequence ATGGGAACATTATTGCTCAATTCGGATTTCCGCATCCAATCGCGTCTTGAGGAAAACAAGACGATCGTAGTCAGCCTTCTGATCGCCGAAGAAGTTTTGCTTCGATATCCTACTCGGATTCGAAAGATTCTCCCGAAAAGAATTCCCGATCTATTACGTCGATATGGAAAATTTTTAACCGCAACCGAACGGATTGGGAACAAGGCGGGCAGGACCTTGTATCAAGCAAGCCCCGGTAAGGAAAAAATGAAAAAGATCAATGCTCGGATCGGCAGTGGAAGCTGGGCCTTACTTGGAACCTTCGCTCAGGCTCACGGAGTGTCGCGATGTTTCCTTTTCGATTATCTTTTATCCCTGGAAGAAGCCGGAGTCGGGGATCTTATCGTGATACCGATGAATGCGGGAGGTCCAACATTTCACGAGAAATACAGTTACATTCTGCATCTCGATCTTCTAAAGAATACGATTTCAAGAACGCTCCAATGCGATCCGAAGGAGAGTTTTTACGTTTTGGATTATCACCACTGGTATCCATAA
- a CDS encoding LolA family protein, whose protein sequence is MKKTIILSFCILFLALESSLLAQPAHNWNSPSEVVKQVKKKFSDLNSYKADFQIQTVSNKKSKNMRGVCLYKKGGRIRYQFSDPSGDEIVSDGKTLYIYIARLNAVGKQDLTLNKSNKSGPIFSSFTDEGLSRIFRKYHYKFDSIEQPQVSPKDGRKYFVLNLEQREKVGGFETMLLYVDAQSYFIQKAVASDGRGKETTIEFLNIETNPDLEDGQFNFHISGNAKIVNNPLVSEQ, encoded by the coding sequence ATGAAAAAAACAATCATTCTTTCTTTTTGTATTTTATTCCTGGCCTTAGAATCTTCTCTCCTGGCTCAACCCGCGCATAACTGGAATTCTCCGTCCGAAGTGGTAAAACAGGTGAAAAAGAAATTCTCCGATCTGAATTCCTACAAAGCCGATTTTCAGATCCAAACGGTTTCCAATAAAAAAAGCAAAAACATGAGAGGGGTCTGCCTCTACAAAAAAGGCGGAAGAATCCGGTATCAGTTCAGCGATCCTTCCGGCGATGAAATCGTATCCGACGGCAAAACTCTTTATATCTACATCGCCCGTTTGAACGCGGTGGGAAAACAGGATCTTACATTAAATAAATCGAATAAATCCGGTCCGATCTTTTCCAGTTTCACGGACGAAGGTCTTTCCAGAATTTTCAGAAAGTATCATTATAAGTTCGATTCCATCGAACAACCTCAAGTTTCTCCGAAAGACGGACGCAAATACTTCGTACTCAATCTCGAACAAAGGGAGAAGGTCGGAGGATTTGAAACCATGCTTCTCTACGTGGACGCGCAATCCTACTTCATCCAAAAAGCGGTCGCGAGCGACGGAAGAGGAAAGGAAACTACAATCGAATTTTTGAATATAGAAACCAACCCCGACCTGGAAGACGGACAATTCAACTTCCACATCAGCGGAAACGCGAAAATCGTTAACAACCCGCTTGTGTCGGAACAATAA
- a CDS encoding helix-turn-helix domain-containing protein encodes MNQKRVGQILREAREEKKLSVKDVAKETNISVKYILALETEDYSQFPGETFTMGFLKNYGSYLKLDTGQLINLYRGEKIEESQAPLEELTRPTTSYYTKINVDKNKIFTIASVLIILISAYLIIDSFMGSSSGDDSVEESGKKLDIPENIDFLSRSIPDNRSESFILTPDKGVSFSVSNQQCKLFIDSVEKGGALNTAVLAFNVYPDLSVYKFRLSEGQEKVLSYTIPEISSLRRNVRIIAQAVTENSAKVLVTLSEEEQKPENNNAVDNTKTLGDVPIQVTLFFSKASYAEFIIDGQMGFRGLVQAGENRSLEAKDRLELKVGDGSAVEMIQNGKPKITLGRPGKLVKKIFVKTQNPYDNTQSIIRELGE; translated from the coding sequence TTGAATCAGAAAAGAGTAGGGCAGATTCTCCGCGAGGCGAGAGAAGAAAAAAAGCTCAGCGTTAAAGACGTAGCGAAAGAAACAAACATCTCGGTTAAATACATCCTCGCGCTCGAAACGGAGGATTATTCTCAGTTCCCGGGTGAAACGTTCACCATGGGCTTTCTGAAGAATTACGGAAGTTATCTCAAACTCGACACCGGACAACTCATCAACTTATATCGGGGAGAAAAGATCGAAGAATCCCAAGCTCCTCTCGAAGAACTCACCCGTCCGACTACTTCGTATTATACGAAGATCAACGTGGATAAGAACAAGATCTTTACGATCGCGTCCGTATTGATCATTCTCATCTCCGCTTATCTCATCATCGACAGCTTTATGGGTTCCTCGTCCGGCGACGACAGCGTGGAAGAATCCGGTAAGAAACTGGACATTCCCGAAAACATCGACTTCTTATCGAGATCGATTCCGGACAACAGAAGCGAGTCCTTCATTCTTACTCCCGATAAGGGCGTGAGTTTTTCCGTGAGCAATCAGCAGTGTAAACTGTTCATCGACTCCGTGGAAAAAGGCGGGGCTTTGAATACGGCTGTTCTCGCGTTCAACGTTTATCCCGATCTCTCCGTTTACAAATTCCGTTTGAGCGAGGGTCAGGAAAAAGTTCTGAGTTATACGATTCCTGAAATCTCCAGCTTAAGACGCAACGTAAGAATCATCGCGCAGGCCGTGACCGAAAACTCCGCGAAGGTTCTCGTAACGTTAAGCGAAGAAGAGCAAAAGCCGGAAAACAACAACGCGGTCGACAACACCAAGACGCTCGGCGACGTTCCGATCCAAGTTACGTTGTTCTTCAGCAAAGCGAGTTATGCCGAATTCATCATCGACGGTCAGATGGGATTCCGAGGCCTCGTTCAAGCCGGAGAAAATAGAAGCTTAGAAGCGAAAGATCGTTTAGAATTGAAGGTCGGAGACGGTTCGGCCGTGGAAATGATTCAGAACGGAAAACCGAAAATCACCCTGGGCCGTCCGGGAAAACTCGTGAAAAAGATTTTCGTAAAAACGCAAAACCCTTACGATAATACTCAATCCATTATCAGGGAGTTGGGAGAGTAG
- the rimO gene encoding 30S ribosomal protein S12 methylthiotransferase RimO: protein MEKKFYITTLGCPKNTADSMSMHHSLLEEGFTPAALPEESDFHFINTCTFIQSATEETIQTILSAAQVKKQHHQKLVVVGCFAERYPDNISAEIPEVDLFFGTGRYAEAGKILRDKFPDLSPPKLEFNDDILERLKLSSGIENYSKPYAYVKVSDGCNRGCSFCIIPSFRGKFRESPVDDIIRDADRAIRAGAKEICLVSQDTVYYGRDSEVLLDMVRRVSEIDSLEILRLLYLYPDKKTEKLIRLMGQTPKIAPYLESPLQHVSSKILKSMNRAGESSYFKDLFSLAREVKPGLEIRTSFIIGYPGEEADDVDQILRFIEETRPEKVNLFSYSPQEGTKGAETKQTVSEKEKSKRINRIRDAHLAILEEIHESRIGKTYDAIVDAIEDGQAVVRRLQDAPEMDEVVYVDDTSLLPGTIGKVRIDSFYEYDMNGTWVSQ from the coding sequence TTGGAAAAGAAGTTCTACATCACTACGCTCGGTTGTCCGAAGAACACAGCGGATTCCATGAGCATGCACCATTCTCTTTTGGAAGAGGGGTTTACACCGGCCGCTCTTCCGGAAGAATCGGACTTTCATTTTATCAACACTTGCACCTTCATTCAATCCGCGACGGAAGAAACGATTCAGACGATTCTTTCCGCCGCTCAGGTCAAAAAACAACACCATCAGAAACTCGTAGTGGTGGGTTGTTTTGCGGAACGTTATCCCGATAATATCAGCGCGGAAATCCCCGAAGTGGATTTGTTTTTCGGAACCGGAAGATATGCGGAGGCCGGAAAAATTCTCCGGGATAAATTCCCCGATCTTTCCCCTCCGAAACTCGAATTCAACGATGATATATTAGAAAGATTGAAACTGTCTTCCGGGATCGAAAACTACTCGAAGCCGTATGCGTATGTGAAGGTTTCGGACGGCTGCAACCGCGGTTGTTCCTTCTGCATCATTCCGTCCTTTCGCGGAAAGTTCAGAGAATCCCCCGTGGACGATATCATCCGTGATGCGGACCGCGCGATCCGTGCGGGCGCAAAAGAAATCTGCCTCGTTTCTCAAGACACCGTGTATTACGGAAGGGATTCGGAAGTCCTTTTGGATATGGTCCGTAGAGTTTCCGAAATCGATTCTCTGGAAATCCTGAGACTTCTATATTTATATCCGGATAAAAAAACGGAAAAGTTGATCCGCCTTATGGGTCAAACTCCGAAAATCGCTCCGTATCTCGAGTCCCCTTTGCAACACGTTTCTTCTAAGATTTTAAAAAGTATGAATCGAGCCGGAGAAAGTTCTTATTTCAAAGACCTCTTTTCGCTCGCAAGAGAAGTAAAACCGGGATTGGAAATCCGCACTTCGTTTATCATCGGCTATCCGGGGGAAGAAGCGGACGACGTGGATCAGATTCTACGGTTTATCGAAGAGACAAGACCGGAAAAAGTGAACCTGTTTTCCTATTCTCCTCAGGAAGGAACCAAAGGCGCCGAAACCAAACAAACGGTTTCCGAAAAAGAAAAATCCAAGCGAATCAATAGGATCCGAGACGCTCATCTCGCGATCTTGGAAGAGATCCATGAATCCAGAATCGGCAAAACCTACGACGCGATCGTGGATGCGATCGAAGACGGACAGGCGGTCGTAAGAAGACTGCAGGACGCTCCGGAAATGGACGAGGTCGTCTACGTGGACGATACATCCCTGCTTCCCGGAACGATCGGCAAAGTGAGAATCGATTCCTTCTACGAGTATGACATGAACGGAACCTGGGTTTCCCAATGA
- the pgsA gene encoding CDP-diacylglycerol--glycerol-3-phosphate 3-phosphatidyltransferase codes for MNKVIFNIPNILTMLRVAAVPFFVWLLFQKEVEYHIAALLLFIAASLTDLIDGYLARKWNQETEFGKFLDPLADKIIVTGCFVTFIFLQEQIEFWMVCLIIGRDMLITSLRYLAIRQGQSIRTSMLGKVKTAFQMGAIVLILVFFVLVSSKKRILINEAYASGKASGLTVFEIATGNAIYFFQNLDKYTGLGDIIFGLGAFVPYWGMLVTTAITVISGLRYLVTNSKVLTPSNLKRMFQKRGTQSSHS; via the coding sequence ATGAACAAAGTTATTTTCAATATTCCTAATATTCTTACGATGCTCCGCGTTGCGGCGGTGCCTTTTTTCGTATGGCTTCTGTTTCAGAAAGAGGTCGAATATCATATCGCGGCGCTTCTTCTTTTTATCGCGGCGTCTCTCACCGATTTGATCGACGGTTATCTCGCTAGAAAGTGGAACCAAGAAACCGAGTTCGGAAAATTTTTGGACCCGCTCGCGGATAAGATCATCGTAACGGGCTGTTTCGTTACGTTCATCTTTTTGCAGGAACAGATCGAGTTCTGGATGGTTTGTCTGATCATCGGAAGGGATATGCTCATCACTTCCTTGCGTTATCTCGCGATTCGTCAGGGACAATCCATCCGTACATCCATGCTCGGAAAAGTAAAGACCGCGTTCCAGATGGGAGCGATCGTTCTCATCCTCGTGTTCTTCGTTCTCGTATCGAGCAAGAAGCGCATTCTCATCAACGAGGCGTATGCGTCCGGCAAGGCTTCGGGGTTGACGGTCTTCGAGATCGCAACCGGCAACGCGATCTACTTTTTTCAAAACCTGGACAAATACACGGGTCTCGGAGATATCATCTTCGGACTCGGCGCCTTTGTTCCGTATTGGGGAATGCTCGTGACGACCGCGATCACGGTGATTTCCGGACTCCGTTATCTTGTGACCAACAGCAAAGTATTGACCCCTTCCAATCTCAAAAGGATGTTTCAGAAACGTGGAACCCAGAGCAGCCATTCTTAA
- the trpD gene encoding anthranilate phosphoribosyltransferase yields the protein MEPRAAILKLIDRKHLTTEEAEAFLGQVMRGEVSEILLSSFLTAMRANGESVEEVLGCTLALRKNALRPKTVFPFDLLDTCGTGGDGQGTINISTLSAITLSSLGVKVAKHGNRSVSSHTGSSDILTRLGYKTEKTQEEVEAHLVSQGFTFLFAPMWHPSMKYAGPVRKELGFRTVFNMIGPLSNPFAPQFQIIGVYEPALMELFIKVLQALGLKKAMVCHSRDGLDEFSIFAVTDYSLLENGVISRHSFDPSVLKLPTLKKEEVYASSSDHAEALARRVLKGEEIAGTHAVALNAGAGLFVMGKAASIEEGTKIALEAILSGKTKKYFEDLISKE from the coding sequence GTGGAACCCAGAGCAGCCATTCTTAAACTCATAGACCGCAAACACTTAACGACCGAGGAAGCCGAAGCTTTCCTGGGTCAAGTGATGCGCGGAGAAGTATCCGAAATTCTTCTTTCCTCTTTTTTAACCGCGATGCGCGCCAACGGAGAATCCGTCGAAGAGGTGTTAGGTTGCACGCTTGCTCTTCGTAAAAATGCGCTTCGTCCGAAGACCGTATTTCCGTTCGATCTTTTGGACACTTGCGGAACCGGAGGAGACGGGCAGGGAACGATCAACATCAGTACTCTTTCCGCGATCACTCTCTCTTCCCTGGGAGTCAAAGTCGCCAAACACGGAAACCGATCGGTTTCTTCGCATACCGGATCGAGCGATATTTTAACCCGACTTGGATACAAAACCGAAAAGACTCAGGAAGAAGTGGAAGCGCACCTCGTATCACAGGGATTTACCTTCTTATTTGCGCCGATGTGGCACCCATCCATGAAATACGCAGGACCGGTCCGCAAGGAATTGGGATTTAGAACGGTCTTCAACATGATCGGACCTTTATCCAATCCGTTCGCTCCTCAATTCCAAATCATCGGAGTCTACGAACCAGCGCTGATGGAACTCTTCATCAAGGTTTTGCAGGCTCTCGGACTCAAAAAGGCGATGGTTTGTCATTCTCGGGACGGACTGGACGAGTTCTCGATCTTTGCGGTTACGGACTATTCTTTATTGGAGAACGGGGTCATCAGCAGACATTCTTTTGATCCTTCCGTATTAAAACTGCCGACATTAAAAAAGGAAGAAGTCTACGCTTCTTCTTCCGATCACGCCGAGGCTTTGGCCAGACGCGTATTGAAGGGAGAAGAGATCGCCGGTACGCACGCGGTGGCTTTGAACGCGGGAGCGGGGCTTTTCGTGATGGGAAAGGCCGCAAGCATCGAAGAAGGAACCAAGATCGCCTTGGAAGCGATACTTTCGGGAAAAACAAAGAAGTATTTCGAAGATTTAATTTCCAAAGAGTAA
- the yajC gene encoding preprotein translocase subunit YajC, whose protein sequence is MNSIILLQLAQAAGEGDKSPFSTLLLIPIMLVIMYFLVIRPQRSEEKKRKEMIDSLKKGDEVVTSSGIHGKVVEIKDNNEVVVLNIAKDTNVSFTASTVLKKKQADK, encoded by the coding sequence CTGAATTCAATCATTCTACTACAACTGGCTCAGGCGGCGGGAGAAGGCGACAAGTCTCCGTTCTCCACTCTTCTCCTGATCCCGATCATGCTCGTTATCATGTACTTTCTCGTGATCCGTCCTCAGAGAAGCGAAGAAAAGAAACGCAAAGAGATGATCGACAGCCTCAAAAAAGGGGACGAGGTCGTAACGTCTTCCGGGATTCACGGTAAAGTCGTGGAAATCAAGGACAACAACGAAGTCGTCGTTCTCAACATCGCAAAGGACACGAACGTTTCCTTTACGGCAAGCACCGTTTTGAAAAAGAAACAAGCAGACAAATGA
- a CDS encoding SRP-less Sec system protein, which translates to MKKAAVFISIFLFLWNSIAFAQDGEEIDFLEKVAEPKKTVSKKSSSGSSSASSTKSSKKKEKKKSKKKKKKSSSSTPTNPEGSKKNVEPNQGEEFSNSSSNSSQNGSNNQNNSSSNSSNNNGSQTSSRNVEEQQVASASNVDTGSLPKPYWVNEEMKIRPNNLPGYTASAEPSQNEQGPSFQNRLADILKLGEDKKKEEEKKKVQEGQKSGSFTGFISDYKKPIIIVVFILLFALYRLKAGKSRGSSSRRSPVTINKMRRD; encoded by the coding sequence ATGAAAAAAGCCGCGGTCTTCATTTCCATCTTTCTATTTCTCTGGAATTCGATTGCCTTCGCCCAGGACGGGGAAGAAATCGACTTCCTCGAAAAAGTTGCGGAACCCAAAAAGACCGTGAGCAAAAAGTCTTCTTCGGGATCTTCTTCCGCTTCTTCCACGAAGTCTTCCAAAAAGAAGGAAAAGAAAAAATCCAAAAAGAAGAAAAAGAAATCATCGTCTTCCACTCCTACCAATCCGGAAGGAAGCAAGAAGAACGTGGAACCGAATCAAGGAGAGGAATTCTCCAATTCTTCTTCGAATTCGTCCCAAAACGGTTCGAACAATCAGAATAATTCCTCCTCGAACTCATCGAACAACAACGGTTCTCAAACCTCTTCCCGTAACGTGGAAGAACAGCAGGTTGCAAGCGCGTCTAACGTGGATACGGGCAGCCTTCCGAAACCGTATTGGGTGAACGAGGAAATGAAAATCCGCCCGAACAATCTTCCGGGCTACACCGCTTCCGCGGAACCTTCCCAAAACGAACAAGGGCCTTCGTTTCAGAACCGCCTCGCCGACATACTTAAGTTAGGCGAAGATAAGAAAAAGGAAGAGGAAAAGAAGAAGGTTCAAGAAGGACAAAAGTCCGGTTCCTTTACGGGTTTTATCTCCGATTATAAAAAACCCATCATCATCGTAGTATTCATTCTATTATTTGCTTTGTACAGACTGAAAGCCGGTAAATCGCGTGGAAGTTCCAGCCGCAGATCTCCGGTTACCATCAATAAAATGAGAAGAGACTAG